The proteins below come from a single Melospiza georgiana isolate bMelGeo1 chromosome 4, bMelGeo1.pri, whole genome shotgun sequence genomic window:
- the KDELR3 gene encoding ER lumen protein-retaining receptor 3 yields MNIFRILGDVSHLLAIIILLLKIVKSKSCAGISGKSQILFALVFTTRYLDLFTNFISVYNTVMKVIFLICAYVTVYMIYVKFRKTFDSENDSFRLEFLLVPVTGLSFLENHSFTPLEILWTFSIYLESVAILPQLFMISKTGEAETITTHYLFFLGLYRALYIANWVWRYHTENFYDQIAVVSGVVQTIFYCDFFYLYVTKVLKGKKLSLPMPV; encoded by the exons ATGAACATCTTCCGCATCCTGGGGGATGTCTCCCACTTGCTGGCCATCATTATTCTCCTGCTGAAGATTGTGAAGTCCAAGTCCTGCGCTG GAATCTCTGGGAAGAGCCAGATACTTTTTGCCCTTGTCTTCACAACCCGCTATCTGGACCTGTTCACGAATTTCATCTCTGTCTACAACACCGTGATGAAG GTCATTTTTTTGATTTGTGCCTACGTCACTGTGTATATGATCTACGTGAAATTCCGGAAAACGTTTGACAGCGAGAACGACTCCTTCCGCCTCGAGTTCCTGCTGGTCCCTGTCACAGGCCTGTCATTTCTGGAGAACCACAGCTTCACCCCCTTGGAG ATACTCTGGACCTTCTCCATCTACCTGGAGTCCGTGGCTATCCTTCCTCAGCTCTTCATGATCAGCAAGACAGGGGAAGCAGAGACCATCACGACACACTACCTTTTCTTCCTGGGCCTCTACCGTGCCCTCTACATTGCCAACTGGGTCTGGCGCTACCACACAGAGAATTTCTACGACCAGATCGCTGTTGTCTCCGGGGTGGTACAAACCATCTTCTACTGCGACTTCTTCTATCTCTACGTCACTAAAG TCCTAAAAGGAAAGAAGCTAAGCCTTCCCATGCCTGTTTGA